The genomic segment TAATCGCGCCGCCCTTCCGGACGATCCCTGCCGCCGCCGGCACGATCTTTGTCAACTGGTAAAGATTCATCGCCTCGGGGAACCCCTCGGCGGTGATGACGATATCGGCCCTGGGCGTCTCAACCTTACCGATGCGCCGGCAGAGTTCCGCTCCCCGCCGGTGAGACGCCACGGGGTCGCCGGCGAAGATGCCCGCGACGCGGTTGCCGCCGTTCATAACCACGTTGACCGCAAAACTCTCCCCGCACAGGCGGCCGGCCTGTTCGATATGCTCGCGTATGATATTTCCGTCGCTCCGTCCCAGCGCGACGGAGGGATGATTCATCATGAAGTGGTTCTTGGCGATCCCCGTGCGGCCCGCACAACCGGGGAAGACCGCCTTGAACCCCCCGGAGAAACCGGCGAGGAAATGAGGCTTGATCTGGCCGATGAGTATGCGGAGGTCGGCATCGACCACCTCCCTGCGGATGCGGACCGTGCTCCGGAATGAGGCTGCACATATACACAAGGCCCTCACGAACATCGTGTATCCCGCTGCCGCCCGCACCCCCTGCCAGTCGCGCGAGGAAAGGCGGCCCAGAAACGTGCGCGCGGACCGGGGGGCGCGCAGGAGCGACCTGCCGATGTGCCTGAGCGCCTGCCGCAAAAAAAAGACCCGCTCTCGCGCCGGGAGTGTGCCGACGACCGCCATAGACTCCCCGTCGAGTGAATCGTGATTCACGATCCGGAATCGCGACGCGATATCCTCGGCTATGCCAACCGCCGAGGCGTCAGCGCCCCCGTGGTTGCCGCGGGCGTCCACGAGCGTGATACGGCGGGGGTCCACGGAAGAGAGTTCATCGAGCACCGCGGCGAGCACTGTACGCTGGGGAAACAAGCGCGTCGCGTCGCTCACCAGGATGGCTATCCTTCCGGCGGCCGTCGCGCGCGCGCGGAGGGGTTGGGATCGGATCGGCCGTCGGAGAGAATCCTGCAAAGAGGACCGGAGGTCACCGAGCGCAGGAATGTCGTTGCAGCGAAGTACCGTGACGTTGTGCGCCCCGGGCGCCCACGAAAGCGGCCTTTCGCCGTACGGGAGGAGGATTTCTTCCATTGAGACCTATTTCGTAGCCGCGGTGAGAAGAATGGGCAGCCCCCGAAAACTGGTTTTCTGCCGGACCTGTCCGAAACCACAGTCCGCGAGGAGCGCCCTGAACTCTCCCGAACTGAGGTGGCGGATGTGGCCTTCCACAAGCCGCACGATGCAATCG from the Candidatus Auribacterota bacterium genome contains:
- a CDS encoding lactate racemase domain-containing protein, which produces MEEILLPYGERPLSWAPGAHNVTVLRCNDIPALGDLRSSLQDSLRRPIRSQPLRARATAAGRIAILVSDATRLFPQRTVLAAVLDELSSVDPRRITLVDARGNHGGADASAVGIAEDIASRFRIVNHDSLDGESMAVVGTLPARERVFFLRQALRHIGRSLLRAPRSARTFLGRLSSRDWQGVRAAAGYTMFVRALCICAASFRSTVRIRREVVDADLRILIGQIKPHFLAGFSGGFKAVFPGCAGRTGIAKNHFMMNHPSVALGRSDGNIIREHIEQAGRLCGESFAVNVVMNGGNRVAGIFAGDPVASHRRGAELCRRIGKVETPRADIVITAEGFPEAMNLYQLTKIVPAAAGIVRKGGAIICVGACRDGIGGLTVLNEIIFKIGFWNLLPRDVRVYLVSDLPRRDVEHTEFIYAGTVDEAVAREKTRFTTPPTVTVLSGAGLLIPEPVDNH